A single Symbiobacterium thermophilum IAM 14863 DNA region contains:
- a CDS encoding NADPH-dependent FMN reductase → MYVRVAILVGSLRADSFNMQLARTICERYRDRMEAEILDIGTLPHFDQDAEQDPPPAVADFKRRIREADGVIIVTPEYNWSVPGVLKNALDWASRVDKVFIGKPVMIAGATPGMLGTVRAQLHLREILSSPGLQARVLPPGGNEVLVSLAPQKFAGGRLVDEATLSFLDGVVDKFIAFIASP, encoded by the coding sequence ATGTACGTGCGCGTTGCGATCCTGGTAGGCAGCCTGAGGGCCGATTCCTTCAACATGCAGCTGGCCCGGACGATCTGCGAGCGGTATCGGGACCGGATGGAGGCCGAGATCCTCGACATCGGCACACTTCCCCACTTCGATCAGGACGCCGAGCAGGACCCGCCGCCGGCGGTGGCGGACTTCAAGCGCCGGATCCGGGAGGCCGACGGGGTCATCATCGTCACTCCCGAATACAACTGGTCCGTCCCCGGCGTGCTGAAGAACGCCCTGGACTGGGCGTCCCGGGTGGACAAGGTGTTCATCGGCAAGCCGGTGATGATCGCCGGTGCCACGCCGGGGATGCTGGGCACCGTGCGGGCGCAGCTTCACCTGCGGGAGATCCTGTCGAGCCCCGGGCTGCAGGCGCGGGTGCTGCCGCCGGGCGGGAACGAGGTGCTCGTCAGCCTCGCGCCGCAGAAGTTTGCCGGGGGGCGGCTGGTGGATGAAGCCACTCTGTCCTTCCTCGACGGCGTCGTGGACAAGTTCATCGCCTTCATCGCATCGCCGTGA
- a CDS encoding TadE/TadG family type IV pilus assembly protein, which yields MEIALVLPALVLLVIGGWVAGYMTFAKMALAMAANRAAREFAAAVSLHDRLKEPERAYRYDGGFAESFGLPRWAVHALIMRTQAAPGPSRSDQAVVVAMCYRLPLALPGGLPAGVRTAEAAAGSWREIRSEAEEWEALLRRAEALAARGEQLTGQARWAADLWRQVIEGPPADFTPLDGADLQGPEGLEQAARKLCEPPAGDGRSLIVTARAAYLLQTVFEPEGGGRR from the coding sequence GTGGAGATCGCGCTGGTCCTCCCGGCGCTGGTGCTGCTGGTGATCGGAGGCTGGGTCGCGGGGTACATGACCTTTGCCAAGATGGCCCTGGCGATGGCGGCCAACCGGGCGGCCCGGGAGTTTGCCGCCGCGGTGAGCCTCCATGACCGGCTGAAAGAGCCGGAACGCGCCTACCGGTACGACGGAGGTTTTGCCGAGAGCTTCGGCCTGCCGCGGTGGGCCGTGCACGCCCTCATCATGCGGACGCAGGCCGCCCCGGGGCCCAGCAGGTCCGACCAGGCGGTGGTGGTGGCCATGTGCTACCGGCTGCCGCTGGCCCTGCCTGGGGGGCTGCCCGCAGGCGTTCGGACGGCGGAGGCGGCAGCCGGGTCCTGGAGGGAGATCCGGAGCGAGGCGGAGGAGTGGGAGGCGCTACTGCGCAGGGCCGAGGCGCTTGCCGCGCGCGGGGAGCAACTGACCGGGCAGGCCCGGTGGGCGGCCGACCTGTGGCGGCAGGTGATCGAGGGGCCGCCGGCCGACTTCACCCCCCTGGACGGCGCGGACCTGCAGGGGCCCGAGGGCTTGGAGCAGGCGGCCCGGAAGCTGTGCGAACCGCCGGCAGGCGACGGTCGGTCGCTGATCGTGACCGCCCGTGCGGCCTACCTTCTCCAGACCGTGTTTGAGCCGGAGGGAGGCGGGCGCCGATGA
- the lgt gene encoding prolipoprotein diacylglyceryl transferase, whose protein sequence is MQLLAFVDPVAIQIGPLSIRWYGIIIVSAIALSIWLGGRFARDRGLDPAFVDSFAIILVPAGILGARLYEVFVLQWPYYSQHPDKILQIWEGGLAIHGAVLGGAIAAAIYLPMRKQPFWRWADVVGLVLPLAQAIGRWGNFFNQEAYGDPAPDWLVRLMPGWLREGMTISGTVMHPTFLYESVWNLLTFGILLVCHRRRMKTGVVFSLYLVLYNAGRFLIESIRQDSSFIFGRIRVAQLVAAVLAILGLVLLAWFLRRPAESGDSAGV, encoded by the coding sequence ATGCAGCTTCTCGCCTTTGTGGATCCCGTGGCCATCCAGATCGGCCCGCTGTCGATCCGCTGGTACGGGATCATCATCGTGTCGGCCATCGCGCTGTCCATCTGGCTCGGCGGTCGCTTTGCCCGGGACCGGGGCCTGGACCCCGCGTTCGTGGACAGCTTCGCCATCATCCTGGTGCCGGCGGGCATCCTGGGTGCGCGCCTCTACGAGGTGTTCGTCCTGCAGTGGCCCTACTACAGCCAGCACCCGGACAAGATCCTGCAGATCTGGGAAGGCGGCCTTGCCATCCACGGGGCCGTGCTGGGCGGGGCGATCGCCGCCGCCATCTACCTGCCCATGCGGAAGCAGCCCTTCTGGCGGTGGGCCGACGTGGTCGGGCTCGTCCTGCCGCTGGCCCAGGCCATCGGGCGCTGGGGGAACTTCTTCAACCAGGAGGCGTACGGCGACCCCGCACCGGACTGGCTGGTTCGCCTCATGCCGGGCTGGCTGCGGGAGGGCATGACGATCAGCGGTACCGTCATGCACCCGACCTTCCTCTACGAGTCGGTCTGGAACCTGCTGACCTTCGGCATCCTCCTGGTGTGTCACCGGCGGCGCATGAAGACGGGGGTCGTCTTCAGCCTCTACCTGGTCCTGTACAACGCCGGCCGGTTCCTCATCGAGTCCATCCGGCAGGACTCCTCCTTCATCTTCGGCCGGATCCGCGTGGCCCAGCTGGTGGCCGCGGTGCTGGCCATCCTGGGGCTGGTCCTGCTGGCCTGGTTCCTGCGGCGTCCGGCTGAATCCGGGGATTCCGCCGGCGTCTGA
- the pdhA gene encoding pyruvate dehydrogenase (acetyl-transferring) E1 component subunit alpha, which translates to MELQTALPRGDQLFPVRRILQADGTLLEPVPAFLSVDQLKDVYRKMVYLRVFDQRCLNLQRQGRMGTFAPFSGQEASQVGSAYLLRPDRDWIFPTYRDHGAMHVMGVPLVNILRYFMGDEQGSHAPQGVNAFPISIPIATQLLHAVGAAWAGRIKGEDTVAVGYAGDGGTSPGDFHEALNFAAVFNVPVIFFIQNNRYAISTPNSRQFKTPTIAQRALGYDIAGVRVDGQDVLAVLAVMHEAIERARSGGGPTLVESVTFRYGPHTTSDDPKRYRSQEELEEWQARDPIERLRLYLVSQGQWSDSDDEALWTAAREQVAAAVAEAEAMPRPSVDDLFDYLYAEPTPNLVRQKEYLKAYLAKKEGGARG; encoded by the coding sequence GTGGAGTTACAGACCGCTCTGCCCCGGGGAGATCAGCTCTTTCCCGTACGGCGGATCCTGCAGGCGGACGGCACGCTCCTGGAGCCCGTGCCTGCGTTCCTGAGCGTGGATCAGCTGAAGGACGTGTACCGCAAGATGGTCTACCTGCGGGTGTTCGACCAGCGGTGCCTCAACCTGCAGCGGCAGGGCCGCATGGGCACCTTCGCCCCGTTCAGCGGGCAGGAGGCCAGCCAGGTGGGGTCGGCGTACCTGCTCCGGCCTGACCGGGACTGGATCTTCCCCACCTACCGCGACCACGGGGCCATGCACGTGATGGGCGTGCCGCTGGTCAACATCCTGCGCTACTTCATGGGCGACGAACAGGGCAGCCACGCGCCGCAGGGCGTCAATGCGTTCCCCATCTCGATCCCCATCGCCACCCAGCTGCTGCACGCGGTGGGCGCTGCATGGGCCGGGAGGATCAAGGGGGAGGACACCGTGGCCGTCGGCTACGCCGGCGACGGCGGCACCTCGCCCGGCGACTTCCACGAGGCGCTGAACTTCGCCGCCGTCTTCAACGTCCCGGTGATCTTCTTCATCCAGAACAACCGGTACGCGATCTCCACGCCCAACAGCCGCCAGTTCAAGACGCCCACCATCGCCCAGCGGGCCCTGGGTTACGACATCGCCGGGGTCCGGGTGGACGGGCAGGACGTGCTGGCGGTGCTGGCGGTGATGCACGAGGCCATCGAGCGGGCGCGCTCGGGCGGCGGCCCGACCCTGGTCGAGTCCGTCACCTTCCGCTACGGGCCGCACACCACCTCCGACGATCCCAAGCGCTACCGTTCCCAGGAGGAGCTGGAGGAGTGGCAGGCCCGGGATCCCATCGAGCGGCTGCGGCTGTACCTGGTCTCCCAGGGGCAGTGGTCGGACAGCGACGACGAGGCGCTGTGGACGGCGGCCCGGGAGCAGGTGGCGGCGGCGGTCGCCGAGGCGGAGGCCATGCCGCGCCCGTCGGTCGACGACCTGTTCGATTACCTGTACGCGGAGCCGACGCCGAACCTCGTGCGGCAGAAGGAATACCTGAAGGCTTACCTGGCGAAGAAGGAGGGCGGGGCCCGTGGCTAA
- a CDS encoding TadE/TadG family type IV pilus assembly protein yields the protein MRKVLAGVRGSIAVETAITLPLVLLLTVGGISVLLWLHHKTWMQALVAGTARERAADAAWTGYYKDIRDSLRASGSGLVLADVRLFSFHLPVDPPFVVAGACAAPAGRVPRIGTYGAPGAGSGVTAPTDGGGWLSPVQALRGQISRWLERLEGLAAEAEDHADAAVMLAEQAVWYRRVADNLAGGDPFRVRQAVDYLAGAAVEEVAALPCRTDGSGEVVLTAKAVIQGERTFGQR from the coding sequence ATGAGGAAAGTTCTCGCGGGGGTGAGGGGGTCGATCGCCGTGGAGACGGCGATCACGCTGCCCCTGGTGCTGCTGCTCACGGTGGGCGGGATCTCCGTCCTGCTGTGGCTCCACCACAAGACGTGGATGCAGGCCCTGGTAGCCGGGACGGCGCGCGAGCGGGCGGCCGACGCCGCCTGGACCGGCTACTACAAAGACATCCGCGACAGCCTGCGCGCATCCGGTTCCGGCCTGGTGCTGGCCGACGTGCGGCTGTTCAGCTTCCACCTGCCCGTTGACCCGCCCTTCGTCGTGGCCGGCGCGTGCGCGGCCCCGGCGGGCCGGGTGCCGCGCATCGGAACGTATGGCGCCCCCGGCGCCGGTTCCGGCGTAACTGCACCGACCGACGGAGGCGGCTGGCTGTCGCCCGTGCAGGCCCTGCGGGGGCAGATCAGCCGCTGGCTGGAGCGGCTGGAGGGGCTGGCGGCAGAGGCGGAGGACCACGCTGATGCCGCGGTGATGCTGGCTGAGCAGGCGGTGTGGTACCGGCGGGTGGCCGACAACCTCGCCGGAGGCGACCCGTTCCGGGTGCGGCAGGCGGTGGACTACCTCGCGGGCGCGGCGGTGGAGGAAGTGGCGGCGCTGCCCTGCCGGACCGACGGCTCCGGCGAGGTGGTGCTCACGGCGAAGGCGGTGATCCAGGGTGAGCGGACGTTCGGCCAGCGGTAG
- a CDS encoding ArsR/SmtB family transcription factor, producing the protein MEQDRRIFEMQARLCQVLASPKRLEILYTLKDQEMTAGELAKAVDVTMPNLSQHLSLMKQHGLVESRKEGLNMYYRVASHQILETLASVRKVLVEQLAKQSKLLEQVQ; encoded by the coding sequence GTGGAACAGGACAGGCGTATTTTCGAAATGCAGGCCCGCCTCTGCCAGGTACTTGCTAGCCCGAAACGGCTGGAGATCCTTTATACACTGAAGGACCAAGAGATGACAGCAGGCGAACTGGCCAAAGCCGTCGATGTTACCATGCCCAACCTGTCGCAGCATCTTTCCCTGATGAAGCAGCACGGCCTGGTGGAGTCCCGCAAGGAAGGGCTCAACATGTACTACCGGGTCGCCTCGCACCAGATCCTCGAGACCCTGGCCTCGGTGCGCAAGGTTCTGGTCGAGCAGCTGGCCAAGCAGTCCAAGCTTCTGGAACAGGTGCAGTAG
- a CDS encoding alpha-ketoacid dehydrogenase subunit beta, whose amino-acid sequence MAKLTLIQAINDALRVAMRQDSTIVLLGEDIGINGGVFRATDGLIQEFGPERVIDCPLAESGYIGAAIGMAVNGLKPVAEVQFDGFLAPAHEQVANHLSRIRHRSRGRFTCPMVIRIPSWGGIKALEHHSESIENWYLNIPGLKMVAPSNPYDAKGLLLAAIADPDPVLYMEPKRLYRAFRAEVPEGYYTVPLGQAAVVREGTDMTVLTYGVHVHTALEAAEQAASQYGWQAEVIDLRSLNPLDLDTIIGSVKKTGRAVVVSEAPRTGGFHSELVALINDHALEYLEAPVARVTGFDVPMPYLLSEDLYIPDAGRVLEAMQAVRTY is encoded by the coding sequence GTGGCTAAGCTGACCTTGATTCAGGCGATCAACGACGCGCTGCGCGTCGCGATGCGGCAGGACAGCACGATCGTCCTGCTCGGGGAGGACATCGGCATCAACGGCGGCGTCTTCCGGGCCACCGACGGCCTGATCCAGGAGTTCGGACCCGAGCGGGTCATCGACTGCCCGCTGGCGGAGTCCGGTTACATCGGCGCCGCCATCGGCATGGCGGTGAACGGCCTGAAGCCGGTGGCGGAAGTGCAGTTCGACGGCTTTCTGGCGCCCGCGCACGAGCAGGTGGCCAACCACCTGTCCCGGATCCGCCACCGCAGCCGGGGCCGCTTCACCTGCCCGATGGTCATCCGTATCCCCTCGTGGGGCGGGATCAAGGCGCTGGAGCACCACTCGGAGTCCATTGAGAACTGGTACCTCAACATCCCGGGGCTGAAGATGGTGGCCCCGTCGAACCCGTACGACGCCAAGGGGCTCCTGCTCGCGGCCATCGCGGACCCCGACCCGGTGCTTTACATGGAGCCCAAGCGGCTCTACCGGGCGTTCCGGGCCGAGGTGCCGGAGGGATACTACACCGTGCCGCTTGGCCAGGCCGCCGTCGTGCGGGAGGGGACCGACATGACGGTGCTGACCTACGGCGTGCACGTGCACACCGCCCTCGAGGCGGCCGAGCAGGCGGCCTCCCAGTACGGCTGGCAGGCGGAGGTCATCGACCTGCGGTCGCTGAACCCGCTGGACCTGGACACGATCATCGGCTCGGTGAAGAAGACCGGCCGGGCCGTGGTGGTGAGCGAGGCCCCGCGGACGGGCGGGTTCCACAGCGAGCTGGTGGCCCTGATCAACGACCACGCGCTGGAGTACCTGGAAGCGCCCGTGGCCCGGGTGACCGGCTTCGACGTGCCGATGCCCTACCTGCTGAGCGAAGACCTGTACATCCCCGACGCCGGACGGGTCCTCGAGGCCATGCAGGCCGTCAGGACCTACTAG
- a CDS encoding CpaF family protein yields MNGGLRQLMERRQERAGGGAPAKRAHDRFRPVIEAVRERLRGGGAPLGAMVDREARDYLWSLLEEVLAERFPYLNPTHAEKAALVDRLQFQIYGFGILDPLLQDDSVKEIMVNGPDRVFVERDGHPELAVAEDGRPLAFESEADLLHLIERIVARVNRKVDEATPIVDARLPGGARVHVVLPPVSLIGPVLTIRKFPSRPMTLEQMVERGTLTPPAAEFLERLVRARCNLVVSGGTSTGKTTFLNALSMKIPPHERVISIEDSAELQLTGLPNLVSLEARPPNVEGRGALSIRDLVRASLRMRPDRIIVGECRGGEALDMLQAMNTGHDGSLTTVHANSARDALARIETMALMSGVELPLSAIRQQVAAAVDFILHLERLADGSRKLLQIVEVVGVHGGEVIVEPVFRYDLEAGELLPAGRQVARREKFRMAGIPLPEGL; encoded by the coding sequence ATGAACGGCGGACTGCGACAGCTGATGGAGCGCCGCCAGGAGCGGGCCGGCGGCGGTGCGCCGGCCAAGCGGGCGCACGACCGGTTCCGTCCCGTGATCGAAGCCGTACGGGAACGGCTGCGGGGCGGCGGCGCGCCCCTGGGGGCGATGGTCGACCGGGAGGCGCGGGACTACCTCTGGTCCCTGCTCGAGGAGGTCCTGGCGGAGCGCTTTCCCTACCTCAACCCCACGCACGCCGAAAAGGCGGCCCTGGTCGACCGGCTTCAGTTCCAGATCTACGGCTTCGGCATTCTGGACCCGCTCCTGCAGGACGACAGTGTGAAGGAGATCATGGTCAACGGGCCGGACCGGGTCTTTGTGGAGCGGGACGGCCACCCGGAGCTGGCGGTGGCCGAGGACGGCCGTCCCCTGGCCTTTGAGAGCGAGGCGGATCTCCTGCACCTGATCGAGCGGATCGTCGCGCGGGTCAACCGCAAGGTGGACGAGGCCACGCCGATCGTGGACGCACGCCTGCCCGGCGGCGCCCGGGTGCACGTCGTCCTGCCCCCCGTGTCGCTGATCGGACCCGTGCTGACCATCCGCAAGTTCCCCAGCCGTCCCATGACCCTCGAGCAAATGGTGGAGCGCGGGACCCTGACGCCGCCAGCGGCGGAGTTCCTGGAGCGGTTGGTCCGGGCCCGGTGCAACCTCGTCGTCTCGGGGGGCACGTCCACCGGCAAGACCACCTTCCTCAACGCCCTGTCCATGAAGATTCCGCCGCATGAGCGGGTGATCTCCATCGAGGACTCCGCCGAGCTGCAGCTCACGGGACTACCTAACCTGGTCAGCCTGGAGGCCCGGCCGCCCAACGTCGAAGGCAGGGGAGCGCTGTCCATCCGGGACCTGGTGCGGGCCTCGCTGCGGATGCGCCCCGACCGGATCATCGTGGGCGAGTGTCGCGGCGGGGAGGCCCTGGATATGCTGCAAGCCATGAACACGGGCCACGACGGATCGTTGACCACCGTGCACGCCAACTCCGCCCGGGACGCGCTGGCCCGGATCGAGACCATGGCGCTCATGTCAGGGGTCGAGCTGCCCCTTTCGGCCATCCGCCAGCAGGTGGCAGCCGCCGTGGACTTCATCCTGCATCTGGAACGACTGGCCGACGGCTCGCGCAAGCTCCTGCAGATCGTGGAGGTGGTCGGAGTGCACGGCGGGGAGGTCATCGTCGAGCCCGTGTTCCGGTACGACCTGGAGGCCGGGGAACTGCTGCCCGCGGGACGGCAGGTCGCCCGTCGGGAGAAGTTCCGGATGGCCGGCATCCCGCTGCCGGAGGGGTTGTGA
- a CDS encoding complex I NDUFA9 subunit family protein yields MAVVLVAGGTGFIGSYIVRRLTQDGHRVIVMSRDPGKARGRVPDGVEVRAGDVTDGATLGPALAGAEIVVCAVQFPNHPVENPRRGHTYIRVDGEGTVRLVGAARKAGVSRFVYISGAGTREGQTKPWFRAKLMAEKAIRESGIPYTIFRPSWVYGPEDRSLNKFATFARLLPFVPVIGSGRTRVQPLYVEDLADAVAASLRTGAALNRTYDIGGPQELTMDEIIRTMLWVMGRRRPLLHSPAWLMKAAAWPLQFLPTPPLSPGAVDFVLMEEPVDNGQVLQDLGLTLTPLERGLSYLRPEPR; encoded by the coding sequence ATGGCTGTCGTACTGGTCGCGGGCGGGACCGGCTTCATCGGCTCGTACATCGTGCGCCGCCTGACGCAGGACGGGCACCGGGTGATCGTCATGTCCCGGGACCCCGGGAAAGCGCGCGGGCGAGTCCCGGACGGGGTGGAGGTGCGCGCGGGAGACGTCACCGACGGGGCGACGCTGGGCCCCGCCCTGGCCGGCGCGGAGATCGTGGTCTGCGCGGTGCAGTTTCCCAACCACCCGGTGGAGAACCCCCGCCGGGGGCACACCTACATCCGCGTGGACGGCGAGGGGACCGTGCGCCTGGTCGGGGCGGCCCGCAAAGCCGGCGTTAGCCGGTTCGTGTACATCTCCGGGGCCGGGACCCGGGAGGGGCAGACCAAGCCGTGGTTCCGCGCCAAGCTCATGGCGGAGAAGGCGATCCGGGAGAGCGGCATCCCCTACACCATCTTCCGCCCCTCGTGGGTCTACGGCCCGGAGGACCGCAGCCTGAACAAGTTCGCCACGTTCGCCCGGCTCCTGCCCTTCGTGCCCGTCATCGGGAGCGGCCGGACCCGTGTGCAGCCGCTCTACGTCGAGGACCTGGCGGACGCCGTCGCCGCCAGCCTCCGCACCGGTGCGGCGCTGAACCGGACCTACGACATCGGCGGGCCGCAGGAGCTGACCATGGACGAGATCATCCGCACCATGCTGTGGGTCATGGGCAGGCGCCGGCCGCTCCTGCACAGCCCCGCCTGGCTGATGAAGGCGGCGGCCTGGCCGCTGCAGTTCCTGCCCACGCCGCCGCTCTCCCCCGGAGCCGTGGACTTCGTGCTGATGGAGGAGCCCGTGGACAACGGGCAGGTGCTGCAAGACCTGGGGCTCACGCTCACGCCGCTGGAGCGGGGGCTTTCGTACCTGCGCCCCGAACCGCGGTGA
- a CDS encoding tetratricopeptide repeat protein, which yields MIISPAETQALEPAALALLEIYRKGEHTALLAEVDQQSKSGPLPPDVLGLAAASLLALERYDEAVKAAGHATAQSPHKAWLHHVLGRAELGRGDRDKALQAAQTACRLMPDYPDYLATLAACQRESGDPAAAAATARRALAAAPDHAAALLELGLALAALGDEAGALERLREAQAAEPKAAAPYLAEADLHTKAGRTAEARRALQRALRELPDLVEAEERLAGTVGRSALLHRTLIHLIHLSRLTVTGWLIVAFLYYLFFRLLEFLWKYFAVLLPVGRVLLAFTALWLLGGAVAGRLLRGTLRRI from the coding sequence ATGATCATCTCGCCTGCCGAGACCCAAGCGCTCGAACCTGCGGCGCTCGCGCTGCTGGAGATCTACCGGAAGGGAGAGCACACCGCGCTCCTCGCGGAAGTCGATCAGCAGTCCAAGTCCGGACCGCTTCCGCCGGACGTGCTGGGGCTGGCCGCGGCCAGCCTGCTCGCCCTGGAGCGTTACGACGAGGCGGTCAAGGCCGCCGGCCATGCCACCGCGCAGAGCCCGCACAAGGCGTGGCTCCACCATGTCCTCGGCCGGGCGGAGCTGGGCCGCGGCGACCGGGACAAGGCGCTGCAGGCGGCCCAGACTGCCTGCCGGCTGATGCCGGACTATCCTGACTACCTCGCGACGCTGGCCGCCTGCCAGCGGGAGAGCGGCGATCCGGCTGCGGCCGCCGCCACGGCCCGACGAGCCCTCGCGGCCGCACCCGACCACGCGGCCGCCCTGCTCGAGCTGGGCCTGGCGCTGGCGGCACTGGGAGACGAGGCGGGGGCCCTGGAGCGCCTCCGCGAGGCCCAGGCCGCCGAGCCGAAGGCTGCGGCGCCGTACCTGGCCGAGGCAGACCTGCACACGAAGGCGGGACGCACGGCGGAGGCCCGCCGCGCGCTGCAGCGGGCCCTCCGGGAGCTGCCGGACCTTGTCGAGGCGGAGGAGCGCCTGGCCGGCACCGTCGGCCGGAGCGCACTGCTCCACCGCACGCTGATCCACCTGATTCACCTGTCCCGCCTCACCGTGACCGGCTGGCTGATCGTCGCCTTCCTGTACTACCTGTTCTTCCGCCTGCTGGAGTTCCTGTGGAAGTACTTCGCCGTCCTGCTGCCGGTGGGTCGCGTGCTCCTGGCCTTCACCGCCCTGTGGCTCCTGGGAGGCGCCGTAGCCGGCCGGCTGCTGCGGGGCACGCTCCGGCGGATCTAG
- a CDS encoding SAF domain-containing protein codes for MNSRTRYLLAALCAAAAGLLTFLYLGGIGVAAGSGTEIVWVARREILPGTQLKEEMLQRVEVDGPTRQLLAREALPRTASDTPDGWYATRAIRPGEPLIPAGNVSPVPPSADVTPPEALRVVSLRTEWVGPPELQPTEEVDLYVVTGDGEALRILTGARVVQAESDRVSVLVPEEQVPLVIAAADGVTVKVVRRLEGLLR; via the coding sequence ATGAATTCCCGGACGCGCTATCTCCTGGCAGCTCTATGCGCCGCCGCGGCTGGCCTGCTCACCTTCCTCTACCTCGGGGGGATCGGGGTCGCTGCCGGGTCCGGCACCGAAATCGTCTGGGTCGCCCGCCGGGAGATCTTGCCGGGAACGCAGCTGAAGGAGGAGATGCTCCAGCGGGTCGAGGTGGACGGTCCCACCAGGCAGCTCCTGGCCAGGGAGGCGCTGCCCCGTACCGCCTCCGACACCCCTGACGGGTGGTACGCCACCCGCGCCATCCGTCCGGGCGAGCCGCTCATCCCCGCCGGAAACGTGAGCCCCGTCCCGCCCTCCGCCGACGTCACGCCGCCCGAAGCGCTGCGGGTCGTCAGTCTGCGGACCGAGTGGGTCGGGCCGCCGGAGCTTCAACCCACCGAGGAGGTCGACCTGTACGTCGTCACCGGGGACGGCGAAGCCCTGCGCATCCTGACCGGCGCCCGGGTGGTGCAGGCGGAGTCCGACCGGGTGAGCGTGCTCGTCCCCGAGGAACAGGTGCCGCTGGTGATTGCCGCCGCCGACGGGGTGACGGTCAAGGTCGTGCGCCGCCTGGAGGGACTCCTGCGGTGA
- a CDS encoding septum site-determining protein: protein MTLRVALCGLPPAAARRLEGWLAAHPALQLSVSFSAPDVDSLLDRLSESPAHAVVLDAGLGLEGLSCAQELAAAGYAVLCLAGGPASAPLRRRAADLGLTLCPDADPARAATLLRRLLGLGAGSAQIGHVIAFHSPRGGAGTTSLLLHAARSLHGRGQTVAVVEVSGGGGAAPLLGLRPGGGWEELVGLPPEELLSDPCGPERVAAALRAVEPGLHLLPSAGPAVMDELHPDLVEAVLRLLGPCGCTFALVDTPAEMTLTAAAAIAASDAVCLIGLPDAVSAYRFVQVESLLAGLQVPPERVHPVLNRWREPAPPSVEEALAFLPYRPAVRVPEESRPAVDPSGRFCGFRPGGGAARALERLVDALVQEVAGT from the coding sequence GTGACGCTCCGCGTAGCCCTGTGCGGCCTCCCCCCCGCCGCCGCCCGGCGCCTGGAGGGCTGGCTCGCGGCCCACCCGGCCCTGCAGCTTTCGGTGTCCTTCAGCGCACCCGACGTGGACAGCCTGCTCGACCGCCTGTCCGAATCGCCCGCCCACGCGGTCGTCCTCGACGCCGGCTTGGGTCTGGAGGGGCTCTCCTGCGCGCAGGAGCTGGCCGCGGCCGGATATGCCGTGCTCTGCCTCGCCGGCGGCCCCGCGTCTGCGCCCCTGCGCCGCCGGGCCGCGGACCTGGGCCTCACCCTCTGCCCGGACGCCGATCCCGCCCGCGCCGCCACCCTGCTGCGCCGGCTGCTCGGGCTGGGTGCGGGATCCGCACAGATCGGACATGTGATCGCCTTTCACTCGCCCCGGGGGGGCGCGGGCACGACCTCCCTGCTTCTGCACGCCGCCCGGTCGCTGCACGGCCGCGGGCAGACCGTGGCGGTCGTGGAGGTCAGCGGCGGGGGCGGCGCGGCCCCGCTCCTGGGCCTCCGGCCCGGCGGCGGGTGGGAAGAGCTGGTCGGGCTCCCACCCGAGGAGCTCTTGAGTGACCCCTGCGGGCCGGAGCGGGTCGCGGCGGCGCTGCGCGCGGTCGAACCCGGGCTCCACCTGCTCCCCAGCGCCGGCCCCGCGGTCATGGACGAGCTTCACCCCGACCTGGTGGAAGCGGTGTTGCGGCTCTTGGGCCCTTGCGGATGCACCTTTGCACTGGTGGACACGCCGGCGGAGATGACCCTTACGGCCGCGGCGGCGATCGCCGCGTCGGATGCGGTCTGCCTGATCGGCCTGCCGGACGCCGTCTCCGCCTACAGGTTCGTACAGGTCGAATCGCTGCTCGCCGGCCTGCAGGTTCCCCCGGAGCGCGTTCACCCGGTGCTCAACCGGTGGCGGGAACCCGCGCCGCCGTCCGTCGAGGAGGCCCTGGCGTTCCTGCCGTACAGGCCCGCCGTCCGGGTGCCCGAGGAGTCACGCCCCGCGGTGGACCCGTCCGGGCGGTTCTGCGGCTTCCGGCCGGGCGGCGGCGCGGCCCGGGCCCTGGAGCGGCTGGTCGATGCCCTTGTGCAGGAGGTGGCGGGCACATGA
- a CDS encoding DUF302 domain-containing protein, producing MEFAYEIPTGKGVEEAVAAVREALSERKFSVLWELNVNQTLESKGFDLGHEVRILEVCSAPKAKKALETNPAVAYFLPCKIVVKRVGGQTTIGVTRPAALMGLMGDARMDDLAAQVEAELTAAAEAAAR from the coding sequence GTGGAGTTCGCGTACGAGATCCCGACAGGCAAGGGCGTGGAAGAGGCCGTCGCCGCGGTCCGGGAGGCACTCTCCGAAAGGAAGTTCAGCGTCCTGTGGGAACTGAACGTCAACCAGACGCTGGAGTCCAAGGGGTTTGACCTGGGCCACGAGGTGCGCATCCTGGAGGTGTGCAGCGCGCCGAAGGCCAAGAAGGCGTTGGAGACCAATCCGGCGGTGGCGTACTTCCTGCCCTGCAAGATCGTCGTGAAGCGGGTCGGCGGACAGACGACCATCGGGGTCACCCGGCCCGCGGCGCTGATGGGGCTCATGGGCGACGCGCGCATGGACGACCTGGCGGCGCAGGTGGAGGCGGAGCTCACCGCCGCAGCGGAAGCGGCCGCGCGCTAG